The region GGATGACACGGAAAAAAGGGGAAATTTCCATATCAAAGGGCTGCAGCCTGATTCAATAAGCCAGTATTCCTTTCGGTCGGCTACATCATTTCGCAATTAGTAACTTTTTGCGAGCTGGGAAAACAAAGTTATCGGTTCGCCTGGCTGATTGCAAGTTGGCTTCGACCATTTGTCATTCAAATGTACGCCGGGGGAAAAGTGCTCTTCGAAAGTCGAACACTTGGCCATCGGAACCAGCAACCTGACCTAACACAATGTGGCCAAACCCGATGCAGCTGTTCCAGCCGTGTGCACGCCATTTATATTCATTTTCGTGTCAGGGCCAGAGAACTGATGGTGTCAATTACCGTGGCTGGGATGAAGGGAGTTGGCCAAACAAAGGTGTATTTTATTCGTTCAATATCTATATATACGTGGACTGTGTACACTGGATGACAAACTGCCAGGCGCGTCAGTGGAGAAATTTAATATCGATTCAAGCTGTTCCGGGAAATGCAATATGGATTCACAATTTCCCTGGAAATCTCATTGCTCTCAATCCCCTCGTTCGCGGAATCGAATTTACATTGCCCCAGCAAAtgccaaattaaatattggaaaaggCTACACAAGTATTATGTTTCGCTCCCCGGTGAAATGCCATTTTATTTGCTGAAATCTTGTATTTCCGCTTCCTGCTCAACTATTATCGCGTCGGCTGTGTGGGTGTACAGGCTGTGGGTGTGTTTTTCtgcagaaataaaaatccttGACCCGCCAAGCCTTACACTTTCCCAGCGTTTTCCGCCTGAGGTGATTCAGGTGCTCCCTGCCCACCAGCAGAAATTCAGACGGTGCCATTCCAAGCTCGAAGACTTCAGCAAATATCAATTAACATAAGTGTTTTTCGGCCTCTGAGCTTTCGATGGGGCTTAGCAGGAAAATCTGCTTTTGTTGGcgggaaataatattttaagcgaTTTTTAGGATAGCTGCAGGGGATAAAAGAACTCGAAAAGGATTAAAACCAATCCTTAAGTTAAGTTGTATTAAGTCAGATACTCAACTACATAACTCTTAGaagaaaatggtttaaaatgtATCCCATTGAATAACCCCTTTCCCAAACCATGAACACTTTCCTTTTGGATGCATGAATCGGTTATTAATCATTGTATTCTCCTTTGTGGAAACGCCCAGGCACACAAACAGAATCTCATGCATTTTAGGTAAGCAAGCTTTTGTTTCCCGCTCACGAGGATGATTCCTAATGCATGGCGAGGCAGAGCCATTCATCCGATCCCCAGGATCCCCGCATCCACACCCACACCTCACATAACCATAACCATAACCCCTGCACTTTAGTTTCTGCTTTCGATGAATGCGCACGGTGACAGTTCTCCTTTATTTGCCATGGCTTTCTCCCTGCCAAGTGCGCCATACAAATCGTATTTATAGCAGTGGCCATTTCTCACATAGGGGGCTTTTGTGTGTGCAGGATAGTGTCACGCGGGTCGGGCACATGACGCCTTTGAAATTCATGTTGACAGGACTttccaggaggaggaggcggaggaggaggaggagctggctGGCTGGGCAAGTGTCAggtgaaagtgaaaaacgTAACGCATACGCAGTGTTGCACGCTAATGAGGCCAAAGCGCAGCTCAAAGGCGAAAAGACGGGGCCAAAAGAGGAAAATCCCTCTGTGCACACTGCATACTGCATACTTTATTCAGCAGGTATCTCTCCGCCTTTGCGGCTTATTTAAATGGCGCTTCAGCCAGGAAAATTGCAGGTTTCACCTGGCCCAGAAAAGGCCCAGCCATTATTGAGTTTCACTTTTTATGCTTGCGGGGCTCTGCAGCATTTCTGGGGTTTTTCCGGGCTGCAAGATTTACTGCCTGTCGCCCCACTTGCCATGCCTATTGCCCTTACAAAATTATTGAGAATCAGGCCAGGCACGAGCTGCAGAAATCAAAGAGTGGCAACAACTTTTCGGTGCCCCACCCGGAGCAAGTTAAATTGGTTTCGCATAAAGTTGTGCTGTGTGCCATCCCTGCAGCAAAAGTTGCATTCGCTCGCATGTCACGTGCGCATTCTGTGTCGGctttattttaaacacattaggcaaatagaaataaataccGATCGGAAGCGTTTCGCTATGCAAATTATCGGGAGCGAAGTGATTAGGAACACATGCGGGCCATCGGCGGGTAAAAGGTCAGGGTCGTAGGGACTCGCTGGCAAATAATTGGAGGCACTAAGCTCCTGTCCGGCCGAATGGTAATGCGGcatgttattaaataaattaggcCGCTTGCAGCAAATGGCCGATGGTCGGCGAAATGCAGCAGCTGCTGTTGCAACTGCAGCGCCGCTGTCAATTCCACGCGAAAGCAATTTAAATGCGAGGAATGCGTGTTGTCGATTGCCGCGGCGTGGTGCATGGAAAGTGCGGGGATTTTCTTGGGAAATGGTACTCGGGCCCACCCACTCCGCCTGGAAATGGCACCATAAATAAGCGCCCTGCGTTAGTAATAGATTATGGCGAAAGGCATTGCATACCTCTGGCGGCCATGCCGCTGAATAATGGTCGCTATACACCATTACACAGTCGGTTATAGTCCTTGTAAGAGGAAATGTTGGGGGCTCCCaacagccagcagcaacaaaggaAAGTGGGGAAAACTATGCAGCAGAGTTGTGTCATTGTCGAGCGAATATTGTTCGTGGGGGAGAACTAAGTGCGCTGTACTTCATGTTCATTATGACATAGTCGAGCGTATCACTTAATTGTGCCCAGCAGTTGGGGGCGCGCATCCCGCCCCATAAACTTTTCAATTTCTGAGCTTAGCACGGTGCCATGTTATTAACTCGAGACCCTGTTGAAGACAGCTGAAAGTAACCTATGCTATCTACCATTTCTGGATTTAGTGAGGTGTAATTTTAAGCTTTACCTTGACTTTTAAatatactatatttttaatatatgtataaattacGTTCAAACACCCATTTATAGcaattaatatttctaaatccaatttaattcaatgcaaattaattaaaaatcaagccATTCTGAAATCAAATTAGTTGGCCAGTAGctggaataaataaatgtttaacgAACTCGACTGCACAATTGGCCTAATTTTTCCGACCAGTCGCCCAATTTAGCCAACTTAGTGGCCATTTTTGATATTACCTATTTATGCAACATCCCATTGGCTCATGCAATATGCATTCATGTTAGTTTGGAGTGCCAAGTGCTAGGGTGCTAAGCTTTAAGCGGAACTGCTGCCACTCGAACTGCATAAAATGAAATAGGCGATTATGCATCCCTTTTGGCTGCCAACCATCTGCAGTTTATGGGATCTGCATCGttggctgctcctcctgctcctgctgctcgtGCTGCTCCTCCAGATGACTGGTTTTACGGCACCGCTGCGGACCATTGCAATTATGAGGCATTAAAACTCCCAATGGCGAACGGCGAGCGGAACATGTGCAAATAATACCCAATGATAAGCATAATTTATGCGTGCTACTAATGGCCATTCCAAGTGGAGCAACCAGCATTTGAATCTGGCGAATGTTTTACAGCACGGGGACCcctgaaaatggaaaatgggtcAATTGTGTGGCCAAGAGCTCCAAGGAACACGACCGCTCCGAAGAACCATGCAATTAGCAGGCTGCAATTAGGCTGCTCACACACTTGAAGTTCATGCGGCGCCCCTTTTGCGAACTCAGCTAATCAAGAACTTACTAACTAGGGACCTTGAATTCACGGAACCTTGATTAGTGCCAAAGAATAGGGTTTAACCGACTGCAATTGACATTAGTTTCGGTTCGAGATGTATATAAATAGAATTGGTAACCAAAGTTTATGTATTCCAGACGAGATGAAGTTCTATTTGGTATTTGCAACTCTATTCGCTCTGGCCCTTGCCAAAAGCGATCCCCAACCACCGAGCCCATGGGGACCTATCGGAGACTGGTTCAACCCCGGTCACAAAATAGATTAATGAGTTTTGAATGTATTGTAAAACTTTTTGCTAATTAAGCAACACTAAATATCGttttaaattcataaataatgTTCTGGGATAGAGGTATAGTGTAGAGTGCTTAATTGTACCTAGGTAAGGTAAAGGGAAATACGGAGTTCCTACGTCATTATAGAGTAAAGAAGGAAGTATTAAGGTACAAAGAAGACAATTGAATGTACCTAAGTAAAAAACAATCTCAGTAAGTGTACCTAGATTAAAATTTATGTACAAATAACTAGATATTTGGCAAAACTCACCTCGCCGCCCTTCTCGTGGGCCACCTTGCTCAGCCGGTAGCAGCGCTCCACGCCGATGGTGCAGATGGCCGGGTTGCACTGCGTGAGGTACCGCCCACTGCCGCAGCCCACGTCGCAGACCACGGAACCGGGGTCCAGGCCGCTGAGGAAGTGCGCCATCCGGGGACGCACTGGGCCCGTGGGCTCCTCGCAGTGCTCGTACACATCGTGCACGTAGGCCCGTTCCAGGGCCGCCGACCTGCCACTGGCATCGCTGCTCGAGGGTTTCGCCTCCGTGGGTTGGGGTGGGGCCGCAGTCTTTGTTGTCTCGCTGACAGGTGAACTGGTGCcacctgctgctcctcctcctggcgATCCCGTCTCCAGTGTTGTGGCTGCCGTCGGGGATACAACTGTGGGCGCCAAATCGCCCGCTTGTCCTATGCCCGATGCAGCGTTTGTTGCAGTTGCCGTTGTCAATTGCTTGGTcattgtggctgctgctgtggcaAGTGTGGCTGCTGCTCCCGATGTGGCTCCTGTCGTTGTGCGGCACTTGTCATACGTTGTCGAGGGGCAAACTTCATCTGCAGAGCACACAAAAATAGATGGAGGAAGTCAGAAGCGGGATTTCACACGGATTTCGTGTCAGAAACATGACACTTAATAATGCCAAGTACAAAATGTATCAGACTGAACCTTTAGCAACTGTGTAGATACTAACTTAtattatatgaatatatatgaaatatattatatgaATTGTCTATGAAAGCATAGAAAATACATTCCATCCAAAGTGAAAGCTTTCCTATCTTATGGTCTTGTGACACTGGCTATTCTTGACTATATTAATGCATAAATTTACCTCTTCTTTCTTTAATAAAGAACACGTATGCTCAGAATAATTGGTTTAATTACTTTATCTAGAATACTCCTCTACTTTTCTAATACTTCTTTGcccatttcaattaaaagtagATTAGGAAGTTGATAGCTGATTTCCAGAAACAAGGTCCTCCAGGACCTGCAGCTCAAGAGCTTCCACGGAAACCTGTATCGGGATTATATCCATTGAGTTCTCGGAAATGCCCCTCTAGCCTCTTCGTTACGCAAACTGCAGAGTAATTTATAATCCGCCAAACAATTTGTATAATTAAGCCAATTGCTGGCATAAAGTCAATTTCGGCCCCTGCTCCCTTCTTGTTGCATGCCGTTGGAAATTTTGCGAGGAACGAAAGGAGGACTGCGGTGCATGACATCAAGTCGTAAAATCGTTAGAAAAACGTCAGCACAGCCCACTCAGACACAGAAAGGCCAGCGAGCTGCATTCCGGATGTGTGGCAACTGTTTTCGGCTGGCTTTGTTGTTGACATTTTATAACCATACTTCCGGTGGCACTTCGAATGGAAATTTCAACGCCTTGGGCGCAGGCAACTGGCCATTGTCAGAGCCAATAAATTGCATTAGAATGCTGTTGCACAAGGGGAAATTACCAACGGTGGGCGGTGCTGCTCTCCGCCAGGTGGGCCGcagtgggtgggtggctggcAAAGTTCAGCGGTGGGTGGCTCGAGGCCATTTGCAGGGAGCCACAGCAGCCGGCAGTGGGCGCCCAACGACATTAGTGCAGTAAAATGGAATTATAATTGAAATCTGATTAAAAGCAGTTGTAGTGCCAACAATGACGCAGCATTCGCCATGGGGATGGTCTCGAGAGGGGGCTGAGACTGGGATCCACGCACAGCCCGTGTCCTGGGGGCGTTAATGAGCTGGCGCCCACTCTGGGTATGTGTTAATAAGCACTGTAAATGAGTTATAAATGTGTTTTATGACATTTTGATTGAAATAATGGCATAGGAGGGGAGACTAGGGAGCTGCAACGGAGGCTAGACACATAGAGAGCGGGGTATAAATGGGAAAGGAGTAACCCAGTCATAAGTATTTCGTCATACATGTGTTCTTAATATTTGATTGTTCActtgtatttcatttttttattaaatatagtATGTGCTTGTACGAGATTAAAAGATATTAACTATATGTCTTAAAACGAACTTGTTATTTTCCCCTAAGTAGAATTCTGAGTTGAGTACTTTCCTAGCAAAGCCCTCTTAAAATTACCCGtaaatatagatatttaattttcctaaATGAGTTACTATTAATATAGATTATTGCAAAGACAATCCCACGGATACCAAAATCGTTCTAGCTTTTCCCTGGGCTAAGCACCTGCCCCCAGCTGTCTAAAGATTCTCGGCTGATGCCTGCTTAAGCCAGATAGCTTCCTTTTCATTCTTGGCCTCTGTTGAGCATGATGGGCACTCATCAACGTCGTTTTTCCCGTGTCTGCCGTATCCGTTTCCCTATCCGCATCCCCATCGGCATCCTAATCAATGAAGTGCTTTCCCATTACCCATACGCCCAGTGGTCCAGGACAAGGTGCTCACCTTTTGTGGGGCCGTTGCTGCGCTGATAACTCGCGTTCAACAAAGCCGTCGACGACGCCAGTTCCGCTGATAACATGCGATGCGATATAGATGATGTAGATGGGGCTATTACCACGGGGGCCGTGAGGTCGGAAAATCAATGTGCATGCATAATTTAAAGTCTGTTGCGGCACTTCAGACCTTCCACAGCCAGTTGAATTGGACTCTCGACAGCTCGGCGACGCGCGAGTATTTTTAGACCTTCGAAGCGGGGCACGTTCTGCAGGATAATTTgctcaatttatttttgaaatctaTCATTATGGCAACTACACGGTGTAGTTGTGGCgtgcttgtttttgttttcctggCCACTGGGGCACTGGGCGGAGGACCTCCTGCTCCCCTCGGCTGCCACACAAAATAGGATACACAAAATGCGGGCTCCACGGACTCCTGTCAATGCCTCTGGCATATGACGTTTCctttgtgtgtgagtgtgtgatTTTCTGCTTCTTTCGGGCACTTTTCACTTGCACTTTTCCCTGGGATTCGTTTCATTCTCATCGACGGGGTCTTACCAGTTAATTTACCATTATCCCTTGTCGCTTCGGATTCGGGCTCTTGAATTGTGTTTAATTTCTAGGACACTGGCACTTGGCGCTTCACTTGTATACATATATCCTGTACATACGTATGGATTGGGGCGAGTGGGGATttgtgtgcgggtgtgtgcgtgtgtgtgtgagtgcgcgTGTTAGAGGTCCTGTCTCAGCGATTTTCCCGTTTGTCAGCCGTCCTTTCGGGCCTCGTGTCCGTTCTCTCGGAGGCAACGTCGCGTATTAACGTGAACAGCCCCTTGGACTCCAGTGCGATTGTTCAAGGATGTTGCTCCTGCCGCTGTGGATCGCATTGGAAAAGCTCGGCCGACTTGACGAAAGCTTTCCGGAGCAAGGCGCCCGCTCACAGCTGTTCTGCGGAGAGGGAAAGTGAAAGCGGAGCATCGGAGCGGGAGCATCCGCCAGTCTCCGAGTTATGGGTTAAGTGCAGAAAGGACTTTCTCTATAAACAAATGCTTAACCAGCATTGTGGGTAGCACTGCAACACTATGAACTTAAAGTCGTCCTATAACAGAAAAGCAATATAGATTTGATACTTTATAAAGTGTATTTTATAGTGTCCTGATTAGGAGTTTAATAGTTCGTTTGAATAAggatgaaaaataatatttacaaatatttttaaaaatgcctAATACGTCTGATATGATTTATTCCAGAAcgatttgttatattttactttaaaataatttatatatatgcttACAAAcataacttatttaattaaaaataaaattaagaaattcaaaaaatagaaaaatacgGTTTACGAATAATGTGGAGTTTTCTACCCAACTTTATAAGCATTCTTGGTCTTACGACAGAAATAGATAATTGAAACTGGCAAATCCAATTGATTTAAGCCTgctttaaacttaaaaagccatataaaatataatttgccaTGCCAAAGCCCCTTCGAGAGCTCAATGGCGGTCCGAAAATAGCCTGCCCAGGGCAATTAAAGTgacaaaagaaagaaaagctCGGAATTTGTCTTTGTTTGGTTAACGCGAGTCGGCCTGTCAAATTTCATGAATGAACCCCACTTCGCAATTGAAGAAGTCAAAAAGCGAGGAAAGTGGAAATGGGGGAAGAGCAACAACCGCATATGAAAAGCCATATGAAAAGCCAGTGCACAGAAATAGAAGCTTCGTCGAGTTGGCCAGCGAAATGTGTCGAAAATAGCAAAATAGCACGGAGCCAGCCACGAAATAGGCGAAAAATAGCTCCACGAGCTGCCAAATGGCGCAAACTCTACCCATAGGGCGTCCTTTTCCACCCTCGTGCATCCGTCTCACTTGCTCCCGATTGCTGTTGATGAATGAAAAGCTTTTTGTTTCGCCTTTGCCGCTATCTCAGAGTCGCGTGGAAAACGGAAAAGTGGGAAAACTCCCGCCGATGTCGCTGTAGTTGTAAAGTAGCGCCATCCTCTGACGTCCCCGCATAGTAAAAGCTTGTAAGTCGGGGGGATTTTCCCGGGAGTGGGTGGCATCCCGAGCGTCACATGTCTTTTTCGGGCCGCATGACTAATATAGGCAAATGGCGAAAGAGTCGCGGGACGTGGCGCACATTTGGCGACATGCCAGGGCAGATACGCATTCCTAAACAAAATGCTCAGTACTCAGAGAAATGTTTCAGAACTGGATTTAAAAACCAtagaacaattttttttaaaaagtgtcCAAAACTatgcaataatattttataaattcgtTTTCTGTTtgtactgcatacttttagacaccaaattaaattgtaacttccctatttctttgtttttattagaTTTACAGTATAACTTCTTCAGTAAATCGTTGTTGACAGCTTACActcaacctttttttttattttaatcctgaccttacattttttctcccagtgcaatCCCTAACTGGTAATGTCTGATTTTTACCGGTAGGTGAGTTGATGTCGTCACTGAACCAAAGGATACGCTGTTGAATGATTCACGAGTGGGAATGCAAGGAGTGGGTGTTTTACGGCATGTTACGACAAAGGAAAAACTTTTCTGATGCCAGATTGAACTTTAAGTAGAAGTTTGCAAGTGGAAGCGACTTTTATGATTGTTTAGGGCTATCTTTAGCGTGGGCCAAGAGCGTCACGGGCGGTGACGTTTCTAATGTGACTTGATTTTAGGGTGGTTGGGGGACAACCAAAAAGAAATCCCCCACAGAACATAATATTATGTATGTCCCGATAcagatatataaataaatagattccCAGTGTGCCATGGGATGTCTTCTCGCCTCGGGCGCACGCCTGGCTTCTAACGAATGTGGCATCATTAGTTCTGTCATAGTCATAAATCATACGCCCAGTGGAACGAGCACTCGTATAGACGGCAGCACGCCGAGGAGGCAAGGACGAACACGTTATTGCGGCAGGACTGCATTGCTAATAATGTCACGTAGCACAGCTTTTGACAGTCAAgtgtcacacacacacactccacGGCCACTGCCACTTCCACTCCAGCCGGAATCCAAGATTAGGCCAAGCTCAACATGGCCAATTATGGGGGGGGGTCTGCCCAACCCCCTGCTTTACATACATCTCCTCCCACTCCGCCATCTCCTGCAGAAtcgcaaaatttaattacgaaAACTGTGCTGGAAATTATGCCAAAACATACGCAAGGACAGAACGTGGCGGCCATGCCAAGAATGCCAAAGATAAACAGGAAAATGGCAAGAGGAAAAACTCATTTCGCAGTGTTATCGCCGCCCGGCAATCAGAGCAAAACGCCCACGAGCGAATCCCTATTCTTATCCGCATCCTTATCCCTGTCCCTGGCTGGCAGAGACATTTCCTCTTTTTGTGTGTCGGCAAATGAAGTGCAAATTATGCCAGCGGAATGGCCAGTGGAAAGCGAGGAAAATCGCGGAAAACAAAGCGCCTTTCACGTAGCCCCGAAAAGTATGCCATACTCACAGGAGAGGCGGGTATGGGGGATTTTTGGGGCATTTCGAGTGAGATTACATGGCAAAGCATAACTTTATTGAGGTTGGTCCTCCCCGTTAACCCTCTAATGCCTGGCGCGTGGCATTGTCAGCACTCTGGGCGCCATTCGAAATGGTCGCGTGTAGTCGGTGGTTTCGGCGGAAAACCTCGCTTTTCGCCGGCCTTTGTGGCGGCCCGATAGCATATCTTGTTGCGCATTTGTCCATGTACCACGGTCAATGTTCTCGGCCTGGCCAGTGTCACCCTGACGTCAGCGTCCTCCAGGGAAGCCCCCCACCCTCGGCCTCACCCCCACCCCCCCAGCACCAAGGCCAAACAAATGGGCGACCAATGTCGCGTGACGCACAAGGATATAGAGTCCTGTGATTGTCGTCGTTGCCGTTGGGCCTAAGATGATGTTCCTAGCTCTCGCTGTTTGCTCTGTCACGTGTTTGCCCAGCAAATTAGAGTTATAGTCTGGCCTAAGAGAGAGCCGGGACGAGAAAGTCGGAAAGCTTTGGGAGCTTTCTCCGAGCAGGGGCACAAACCATTTAGGGAAAACCGCTTTCTTGATTGGTAAAACTACAGGAGCGGCTCTGAGGGGATTCCCCAAAAAAaggatgttaaaaaaatattataaatgatttatatatattcgtaGTTCAATTTAGCTGTCTCCcaaaatgataataataataacttccAAAGGAATTACATTACGATAGTGCTATCTTGTATCTGTTTATTATATCAACTTCCATAGGATCTTGGTTCGTCAGTGATTCAAAATGTTGGACAATTCTTGGGCTGAATTCACGTTCGTGGAACTTTGACTAGAGGTGCCTCATTACACAGGGAATGGGCTAGAATCGTGTGATCTTGTTGTGATCGGGCGAGGGGGGCAGTGAGGACACCGAGGATCGGGAGGGACTCTGCTGGGGTCTTGGCGGAGGACGCTGGGGATTGATGTTGGCATTGGCCTGGCGGAGATTGGCGAAGAACTGCTGGCGACGGGGTCCACCTCCGCGCAAGGGTAACGTGGGAATCTCACTGGGCGACTGGTGGTTCATCTCCTCCTGCGAGCAGTGCCGCATGGCGGGATTCACGCACTCGTAGACACTCTGTAAAATATAATCTACATGtaattaaagttaattttattttaaataaagaccCACCTGCTCCGAGGAGTACTGATTGTTCTGGGCAAAGGCCAGCGAGGTGAGCGAGGGCAAGGCCTGGGCAATATCCGACCGCTCGATTCCCCTTACAATCAAGAAGGTGCGTGGTATCAGGATACCCACTAGAACTGCCCAACCAGAGGCCTGTAACCCCAAGGGTACAGCTGCATCTCGCCACTCATCACCGAACAGGGACAAGGCTATCCAGGCGACCCAAATCACCATGATGAGAACCGATCCAATGACTATGAGTATGCCCTCGCGGTAGTTCCTCTGAGACCGGTAGACAGAGGGTATCAAGGCGCCCACACAGCAGAGGAGCACGAAGTCATAGGCCAAGAGACCCCACAACCAGCGGCCATAGTAGATGTTCTCACAGGATACCGTCTCCGAGGCCACGTGCATCACGACCAGGAGTTGCACGGACATGCCCACCTGGGCGACGACGCTGAAGGCGCAAATCACCGCCTGGATGTAGCCATTCACGTGGGATAGGAAACCTCCCTCCGAGCCTATAGAAGCCAACATCACCGCGCGGCAGAGGAGCAGGGAAAACACAAAGCAGTAGACCAGAGTCATGATGAAAACCCTCACCGCGCAGAGGGTATTCAGGGTCTGGGCATCCTCGAAGGTCACATGCGAGTTGCGCTGCTCGCCCACATACTCAATCGAGAAGGGCACAAAGGAGCAGAAGACCAGGATGAGGGACAGGAGGAGCAGTATCGAGGTGGCCGGGTTGCCCTCGAAGACGTCGCCCAGCGAGATGCGCACCACAATGAACACCAGGATGGCCAGCGTGGCAATCAGGCCCAAAATGGCAGCCGTCAGCCCAGTTGCCACCCACGTGTCCATCTTGATGCGCCAGAACATCACCGATTCGCCATCGAACAGGAAGGGATACCGCCTGTTGTCCCCAGCACTGTACTGGCAGTTGAACACCTGACCGAACTTGGTCTTCAGCTCCAGGCTGGTGTGATTGTCCCGATTGTAGTGGTAGTACGTGGTCACGTTGCTCACAAAGTTCTGCGAGGCAATCTCGCGCAGCTCCGTGCGGGACTCGCCCGTGATCTTGTCCAGCGTCAGCACCTTCTTCTGGTACATCTGGAAATTCATGGCGGTGCCCAGTTTGCGCATCATTAGAAGGGACAGGATCTCAGCCGTATCGTGCGCCTGCCTGTACTCCGAGGTCCTCCAGTCCTCGATGAAGTTCGTGAAACTGAAGCAACTCTCGAGGACATACAGATCCTGCTCCGCGTCCCGCTTGCAGTGCTTGGACAGGGAGCCGCGCAGCCAGTTCATCAGGTCGATCATGGAGCCGGCGAAGCTTAGCACCCGCGAGGGCACCACACTCCTCCCGATCAGGATGTCGTCCAGCGAGCTGGGCGAGGAGTCCAGTTCGGTGGCGGTGCTCAGGTCGATTTCGTTCTCCATCAGGACGAAGGCTCTGTTGGGTAAGTCTTGGGGTAAAAAGAGTGGTAACTATGTTAAATTAAGTTTGTTCTACAACTTTCTTATTAACTTTTAAGTTCTATATTAttgtgaaatatatattttgtcaaaataaaaatcaataaataaaattggaaaCCCTGAATCAGAATTCTCCGTAAACTATTGAAATCTAAGAAATT is a window of Drosophila biarmipes strain raj3 chromosome 3R, RU_DBia_V1.1, whole genome shotgun sequence DNA encoding:
- the LOC108025468 gene encoding protein bride of sevenless, encoding MKVMNSRRKPLPVALVCLLITLAVCILDCHGIEVTSPTKKSAPLRITKPQPTGQQAKPVGSIATRAPTTTVGQTTDDGTDGTSSSADGQLALLISSTTEGSSSSSGTTASLVPEICLNGLQMTVSSADEGPVVRKQEEFVKILEGEVMLSVLTKDPDSALFVINRVNQANLIMADFEIGIRAISIDNASLAESLLLQEVQYLQQCTAYSLGIFLDWELYKQLESVIKDLEYNIWPIPGTRAHIFPKVAHLLHQMPWGEKIASVEIATETLEMYNEFMEAARQEHMCLMHFKSDENVYIMFGNKLASHFKENGTLFSVPTERTDDEFLADLPNRAFVLMENEIDLSTATELDSSPSSLDDILIGRSVVPSRVLSFAGSMIDLMNWLRGSLSKHCKRDAEQDLYVLESCFSFTNFIEDWRTSEYRQAHDTAEILSLLMMRKLGTAMNFQMYQKKVLTLDKITGESRTELREIASQNFVSNVTTYYHYNRDNHTSLELKTKFGQVFNCQYSAGDNRRYPFLFDGESVMFWRIKMDTWVATGLTAAILGLIATLAILVFIVVRISLGDVFEGNPATSILLLLSLILVFCSFVPFSIEYVGEQRNSHVTFEDAQTLNTLCAVRVFIMTLVYCFVFSLLLCRAVMLASIGSEGGFLSHVNGYIQAVICAFSVVAQVGMSVQLLVVMHVASETVSCENIYYGRWLWGLLAYDFVLLCCVGALIPSVYRSQRNYREGILIVIGSVLIMVIWVAWIALSLFGDEWRDAAVPLGLQASGWAVLVGILIPRTFLIVRGIERSDIAQALPSLTSLAFAQNNQYSSEQSVYECVNPAMRHCSQEEMNHQSPSEIPTLPLRGGGPRRQQFFANLRQANANINPQRPPPRPQQSPSRSSVSSLPPSPDHNKITRF